A DNA window from Pirellulales bacterium contains the following coding sequences:
- a CDS encoding N-acetyltransferase, producing the protein MPTPRRLRLATVDDLDAINRIYNHYVPESTTTYDVAPTTMAERRQWFEGRADCHPVTVVVEHDANTDAEVVAGWGSLHPFRTRSAYRFTVENSVYVAPDRLRCGIGSAILADQIERARVAGLRAIIAVIDAEQAASITIHAKHGYREIGRFPQIGRKFDRWLDVVFMQRLVE; encoded by the coding sequence ATGCCCACCCCCCGCCGTCTCCGCCTGGCGACCGTCGACGATCTCGACGCGATCAACCGGATCTACAACCACTACGTCCCCGAGTCGACGACCACCTACGACGTCGCCCCGACCACGATGGCCGAGCGCCGACAGTGGTTCGAAGGGCGCGCCGACTGCCATCCCGTGACCGTCGTCGTCGAGCACGACGCGAACACCGACGCCGAGGTCGTTGCGGGGTGGGGTTCGCTTCATCCGTTTCGGACGCGAAGCGCGTATCGCTTCACCGTCGAGAACTCGGTGTACGTGGCGCCCGATCGGCTGCGATGCGGGATCGGCTCGGCGATTCTCGCGGACCAAATCGAACGGGCCCGCGTCGCCGGATTGCGGGCGATCATCGCCGTGATCGACGCCGAGCAAGCGGCGAGCATCACGATTCACGCCAAGCACGGCTACCGCGAGATCGGCCGCTTCCCCCAAATCGGCCGCAAGTTCGATCGCTGGCTCGACGTCGTGTTCATGCAACGGCTGGTCGAGTGA
- a CDS encoding sulfatase-like hydrolase/transferase, translated as MLRVAWVVSVAAALATLVLDEAAAAPLKRGDSRPNVVYILLDDAGYGDFGATGSPYVATPGFDRLCREGTRFTHHYNGSALCGDARCTLLTGFDMGRRLHGAPSAGAGLRENPCSHGWTTLRDEDVTIAEALSHVGYATCGVGYWTLGDAGSAGAPELQGFDRWYGFLGAERAHQHYAEWLWDGGRRVELRRNREGGRELYVPNLLEREALRFIRENSDRPFFLFLACTLPHAPYEIPERDPAALAYRDKPWPPEVRNYAAMLSRADRTATNILELLDELDLTDQTLVFYTADNGADPQIAATLASDSGLRGGRGDLYEGGIRTPMAVRWPGRIAPGATSDRPWSTADVLPTLCKLAGAAVPAGLSGVDVTATLMQEAAPPHPPMYWELVDPPQQAVRWGRWKGICRGDADAIEVYDLQEDPSETRDLASERPREARLLREAIAQARAEIGD; from the coding sequence ATGCTGCGGGTCGCATGGGTTGTTTCGGTCGCAGCAGCGCTGGCGACTCTGGTCCTTGACGAAGCGGCGGCCGCCCCCCTCAAACGGGGCGACAGTCGGCCGAACGTCGTCTACATCCTGCTCGACGACGCTGGGTACGGCGACTTCGGGGCGACGGGTTCGCCGTACGTCGCGACCCCCGGGTTCGATCGGCTCTGCCGCGAGGGGACCCGCTTCACGCATCACTACAACGGGTCGGCCCTCTGCGGCGACGCGCGCTGCACGCTGTTGACCGGGTTCGACATGGGCCGCCGCTTGCACGGCGCCCCCTCGGCGGGCGCCGGTCTCCGTGAGAATCCCTGCTCCCACGGCTGGACGACCCTCCGCGACGAGGACGTGACGATCGCCGAGGCGCTCAGCCACGTCGGCTACGCGACCTGCGGCGTCGGCTACTGGACGCTGGGCGACGCCGGCAGCGCGGGGGCCCCCGAGTTGCAGGGGTTCGACCGCTGGTACGGCTTCCTGGGCGCCGAGCGCGCTCATCAGCATTACGCCGAGTGGTTGTGGGACGGGGGACGCCGCGTCGAACTTCGCCGCAATCGCGAGGGGGGCCGCGAGCTGTACGTCCCCAACTTGCTGGAACGCGAAGCCCTGCGCTTCATCCGCGAGAACTCCGACCGGCCGTTCTTTCTGTTCCTGGCTTGCACGCTGCCCCACGCCCCTTACGAAATCCCCGAACGCGACCCCGCAGCCCTTGCGTACCGAGACAAGCCCTGGCCGCCGGAGGTTCGCAACTACGCGGCGATGCTCTCGCGCGCCGATCGCACGGCAACGAACATTCTCGAGCTCCTCGACGAGTTGGATCTCACCGACCAGACGCTCGTCTTCTACACCGCGGACAACGGAGCAGACCCGCAGATCGCCGCGACGCTGGCCAGCGACAGCGGACTGCGCGGCGGGCGGGGGGACCTTTACGAAGGGGGCATTCGCACCCCCATGGCGGTTCGCTGGCCGGGACGGATCGCCCCGGGCGCCACGAGCGACCGCCCGTGGTCGACGGCCGACGTGCTCCCCACGTTGTGCAAGCTGGCCGGTGCGGCGGTCCCGGCCGGACTGAGCGGCGTCGACGTGACCGCGACGCTCATGCAGGAGGCGGCGCCTCCTCACCCCCCGATGTACTGGGAACTCGTCGATCCGCCGCAGCAGGCGGTGCGGTGGGGACGTTGGAAAGGGATCTGCCGCGGCGACGCGGACGCGATCGAGGTTTACGACCTGCAGGAAGACCCGAGCGAGACGCGCGACCTGGCGTCCGAGCGGCCCCGCGAGGCGCGGCTGCTCCGCGAGGCGATCGCACAGGCTCGCGCCGAAATCGGCGATTGA
- a CDS encoding class I SAM-dependent methyltransferase — protein MLAIYPLPQAEPEVQPEAAPQPAPTAFAPPREVMLADGTLAMLEGLPAETLHELQFDQEQRFARAIQSFPSRSRERSLVTAQAYDTVCALLSAQRAAATGVDGPLVMGFDRRYASLVLNLLERQVARGIDHPRLFEIGYGSGALLNEVRGYGFPVGGIEVSTTMREQAVAILGRRHAEGLMLGDFLDVQVDDLPGRPSVIYWNDVLEHVAPDEALDYVAHARTLLAPGGTLVTITPNWLMRPSDVTGDFRPARSEACGLHLKEYRLAEVVALLKRAGFRRVATPLFATRRQMSVVADGFCWPKRMAEPLLDRLPVKLARLLCRGWAMSCTLATK, from the coding sequence ATGTTAGCGATCTATCCTCTCCCCCAAGCCGAGCCCGAAGTCCAGCCCGAGGCCGCGCCGCAACCGGCGCCGACGGCCTTCGCACCGCCGCGCGAAGTCATGCTCGCCGACGGCACGCTGGCCATGCTCGAAGGCCTGCCGGCCGAGACGCTCCACGAGCTGCAGTTCGACCAGGAACAGCGCTTCGCCCGGGCGATTCAATCGTTTCCGTCCCGTTCGCGCGAACGGTCGCTCGTTACGGCTCAGGCCTACGACACGGTCTGCGCCTTGCTGTCCGCTCAGCGAGCCGCGGCGACCGGCGTCGACGGGCCGCTGGTCATGGGATTTGACCGCCGTTACGCAAGCCTCGTGCTCAATCTGCTGGAGCGCCAAGTCGCCCGCGGGATCGATCACCCGCGACTGTTCGAGATCGGCTACGGCAGCGGCGCGCTGCTGAACGAAGTCCGCGGCTACGGGTTTCCCGTCGGGGGGATCGAGGTCTCGACCACCATGCGCGAGCAGGCGGTCGCCATCCTGGGGCGTCGCCATGCCGAGGGACTCATGCTGGGCGACTTCCTCGACGTTCAAGTCGACGACCTTCCCGGCCGACCGAGCGTCATCTACTGGAACGACGTGCTCGAGCACGTCGCCCCCGACGAGGCGCTCGACTACGTCGCGCACGCCCGCACGCTGCTCGCCCCTGGGGGGACCCTGGTGACGATCACCCCCAACTGGCTCATGCGACCGTCCGACGTGACCGGCGACTTCCGCCCCGCACGCAGCGAAGCGTGCGGGCTGCACCTCAAGGAGTATCGACTCGCAGAGGTCGTGGCCCTGCTGAAGCGGGCCGGCTTCCGCCGCGTGGCGACGCCGCTGTTCGCGACCCGGCGCCAAATGTCCGTGGTGGCCGACGGCTTCTGCTGGCCGAAGCGAATGGCCGAACCCCTGCTCGACCGCCTGCCGGTCAAGCTGGCCCGGCTGTTGTGCCGCGGCTGGGCGATGAGCTGCACCCTCGCAACCAAGTAA
- a CDS encoding DUF2071 domain-containing protein has protein sequence MPYAWPRRRTFLTAEWRHLVMLNYAVDPELLAPFVPAGVELDDFDGTTYASIVGFRFLRTRVWGMAIPGHRDFDEVNLRFYVRRRAPDGVRRGVVFVRELVPRRAIAWAARVLYNEPYSVAPLASRIELRESPHAPPRSAEYTWRWRGRPCRAAIEPADVARPLTPGSLEEFIAEHYWGYTRQRDGGTKEYEVAHPSWHVAAALTATLEANVAALYGPQFAAALSAPPASAFWADGSAVRVYPGVRLG, from the coding sequence ATGCCGTACGCTTGGCCGCGGCGGCGGACGTTCTTGACGGCCGAGTGGCGGCATTTGGTCATGCTGAACTATGCCGTCGACCCCGAGTTGCTCGCGCCCTTCGTGCCCGCGGGGGTCGAGTTGGACGACTTCGACGGGACGACGTACGCGTCGATCGTAGGATTCCGCTTCTTGCGGACGCGCGTCTGGGGAATGGCGATTCCCGGGCATCGCGACTTTGACGAGGTGAACCTGCGGTTCTACGTGCGGAGGCGGGCGCCCGACGGGGTGCGACGGGGGGTCGTGTTCGTTCGCGAGCTCGTGCCGCGGCGAGCGATCGCATGGGCGGCTCGCGTCCTCTACAACGAGCCCTACTCGGTCGCCCCGCTGGCGAGCCGGATCGAATTGCGCGAATCGCCGCACGCGCCGCCGCGGTCGGCGGAGTATACGTGGCGGTGGCGGGGACGGCCGTGCCGCGCGGCGATCGAGCCCGCCGACGTCGCCCGGCCGCTGACGCCCGGGTCGCTGGAGGAGTTCATCGCCGAGCACTACTGGGGCTATACCCGGCAGCGCGACGGCGGCACGAAGGAGTACGAGGTCGCCCACCCGTCGTGGCACGTCGCGGCGGCGCTCACGGCGACGCTGGAGGCCAACGTCGCCGCGCTCTACGGCCCGCAATTTGCGGCAGCGCTCTCGGCGCCCCCCGCGTCGGCGTTCTGGGCCGACGGTTCTGCGGTGCGCGTCTATCCGGGCGTGCGGCTTGGATGA
- a CDS encoding DUF4365 domain-containing protein, giving the protein MKWQRKNQTANQGVLYVKGVVNAHGSIFRPIHQEDDVGVDGHIELVDAENATGKLVAVQIKSGESYVSASDEQFVVNVSQEHLDYWDSYLIPVMMVCYSPSRNLAAWTPILEYIRNETYCGRTPVTQIKIPFCDVFDAGSLNDGVGGLASAGADRKILIECVDHCLAGDHRQRLQGLQILSDHPDSRDSRTTAFIARRLLFDQNEVVAEAAIRTLSYHVGRFRWSRNPNNKDEKQLMAYASQLCRDLTMEECTRLIERLDEEWFGGPQALGERVFDILVCCDESERVMEDMAADKSLPMQRRVNALYMLYGCDDGELLMDDVLPDSDGYGDVFRTMFPDHGKTES; this is encoded by the coding sequence ATGAAGTGGCAGAGAAAGAACCAAACCGCTAACCAAGGCGTCCTGTACGTTAAGGGAGTAGTGAACGCCCACGGTTCAATTTTCCGCCCGATCCATCAAGAAGACGATGTGGGCGTCGATGGCCACATCGAACTTGTCGATGCCGAAAACGCCACCGGCAAGTTGGTTGCCGTGCAGATCAAATCTGGTGAATCCTACGTATCCGCCAGTGACGAACAATTTGTAGTCAACGTTTCACAAGAGCATCTTGACTATTGGGACTCGTACCTGATTCCCGTCATGATGGTGTGTTATTCGCCATCGCGAAATCTAGCCGCGTGGACCCCGATTTTAGAGTACATTCGCAACGAAACGTATTGCGGCCGCACACCCGTCACTCAAATCAAGATTCCATTTTGTGACGTTTTTGATGCTGGCTCACTCAACGATGGCGTCGGCGGTCTGGCAAGCGCTGGTGCTGACCGAAAAATCTTGATTGAATGTGTCGATCATTGCTTGGCCGGTGATCATCGCCAACGCCTACAAGGTCTACAAATCTTGTCTGACCACCCCGACTCACGCGACTCACGGACAACCGCTTTCATCGCACGGCGTCTGTTGTTTGACCAGAATGAGGTCGTCGCCGAAGCTGCGATCCGAACGCTGTCGTACCATGTTGGCCGTTTTCGTTGGTCACGGAATCCGAACAACAAAGACGAGAAACAACTGATGGCATACGCGTCACAGTTGTGCCGCGATCTCACGATGGAAGAATGCACGCGTCTGATTGAGCGTCTAGATGAAGAATGGTTCGGTGGTCCACAGGCACTTGGTGAACGAGTTTTCGACATATTGGTTTGTTGCGACGAGTCGGAACGCGTGATGGAAGATATGGCGGCAGACAAGTCACTTCCGATGCAACGACGAGTTAATGCGCTGTACATGCTGTACGGGTGCGACGATGGCGAATTGCTGATGGACGATGTGTTGCCCGACAGCGACGGCTATGGGGATGTCTTCCGAACGATGTTTCCGGATCACGGCAAAACCGAGTCATAA
- a CDS encoding glycosyltransferase translates to MASIVSASETPRCGSRPSVSLVLPAWNEAEAIARAVLEAEAALALVAERYEVIVVDDGSSDATSQIVAELAAERPAVRLVRHEVNRGYGAALQTGFAAATGDLVAFTDADSQFDLTELDRFVLLARSYPIVCGYRIDRQDSKLRCLYSRVYNQLVRLLLGTQVRDVDCALKMFHRDVLPKLPITTGGFLINAEMLAQARQQGIPVVEVGATHRPRTEGQSTVSIRHIPVVFAALLRFWWNRVQFPGESAAPRRIAGEAETRRERRLLWGQWAVLAAAAVLLFARLDYPLIERDEARYGEIPREMVESGNWVLPQLNYEPYYDKPALLYWLCAISYELFGVSSWSARLVAPLAGAGTVAATMWFGSRMFGRMTGLLGGVILLASAGFLGASRFLLIDGVLATLTTVAMFAAFEAVRDARLRWGWWLAASAATGLAFMAKGPIAVVLLAPPVAAFAWLTQDAVRLRLRHWAIMGAVVAAIAAPWFVAVTRQAPEFLYEFFYRHNMQRFAGAYHTQPAWYFVPVLMLAGHPWTFLTAPILTYLATRQGTVRSLRTPALGFLALWAGWCFAFFSASKCKLPSYILPAAPAFALMAAHYFQHGVFTTRQAPWREYARRMAPWLSTAATCVGGIGVAVFAVIAGAELPLAAGLTMAFWAVLLAAALAASRQGFEPGAAWGMCLATTVVFGSQIIHRTMPRYAMARTVFGEGSPLMTQHPLDSTAIATFDHEWSHIAFELQRNDIHNFVVAEAPQFREFAQREGRVMIVMRKRQDLDVLRAQLPPQTKLDTVAVRGSARILVATVPEYERQVARRRADDRSRQTR, encoded by the coding sequence ATGGCCTCGATCGTTTCCGCATCGGAGACGCCGCGCTGCGGCTCTCGCCCCAGCGTGTCGTTGGTGCTGCCGGCGTGGAACGAGGCCGAGGCGATCGCCCGAGCGGTGCTCGAGGCGGAGGCCGCGCTCGCCCTTGTCGCCGAGCGCTACGAAGTGATCGTCGTCGACGACGGCAGCAGCGACGCGACCTCGCAGATCGTCGCCGAACTCGCGGCTGAGCGCCCTGCGGTCAGGCTGGTGCGTCACGAGGTCAATCGCGGTTACGGCGCTGCGCTGCAAACCGGGTTCGCCGCGGCGACGGGGGATCTGGTGGCGTTCACCGACGCCGACTCGCAGTTCGATCTGACCGAGCTCGACCGCTTCGTGCTGCTGGCCCGCAGTTATCCGATCGTGTGCGGCTATCGGATCGACCGGCAGGACTCGAAGCTCCGTTGTCTGTACTCGCGCGTCTACAACCAGTTGGTGCGACTGCTGTTGGGGACGCAAGTGCGCGACGTCGATTGCGCGCTCAAGATGTTTCACCGCGACGTGCTGCCGAAACTGCCGATCACGACGGGCGGGTTTCTGATCAACGCCGAGATGCTCGCGCAGGCGCGGCAGCAGGGGATTCCCGTGGTCGAGGTGGGAGCGACCCATCGGCCGCGCACCGAGGGACAAAGCACCGTCTCGATCCGCCACATCCCGGTCGTGTTTGCGGCGCTGTTGCGATTCTGGTGGAACCGCGTTCAATTTCCCGGCGAGTCGGCCGCGCCGAGGCGGATTGCCGGCGAGGCCGAGACTCGTCGCGAGCGGCGGCTGCTGTGGGGCCAGTGGGCCGTGCTGGCGGCGGCCGCCGTCTTGCTGTTCGCCCGGTTGGACTATCCGCTGATCGAGCGCGACGAGGCCCGCTACGGCGAGATCCCGCGCGAAATGGTCGAGTCGGGCAACTGGGTGTTGCCGCAACTCAACTACGAACCGTACTACGACAAGCCGGCGCTGTTGTACTGGTTGTGCGCCATCAGTTACGAGCTGTTCGGCGTGTCGTCGTGGTCGGCGCGGCTGGTGGCGCCGCTGGCCGGGGCGGGGACCGTCGCCGCGACGATGTGGTTCGGCAGCCGCATGTTCGGGCGCATGACGGGACTTCTGGGGGGCGTCATTCTGCTGGCTTCGGCGGGGTTCCTCGGGGCGAGTCGATTTCTGCTGATCGACGGCGTGCTGGCGACGCTGACCACCGTGGCGATGTTCGCGGCCTTTGAAGCGGTCCGCGATGCGCGGTTGCGTTGGGGATGGTGGCTGGCGGCTTCGGCGGCGACGGGGCTGGCCTTCATGGCCAAGGGACCGATCGCGGTGGTGCTGCTGGCGCCGCCGGTCGCGGCGTTCGCATGGTTGACGCAGGACGCCGTCCGGCTGCGGCTTCGTCACTGGGCGATCATGGGAGCCGTCGTCGCGGCGATCGCGGCGCCGTGGTTCGTCGCCGTGACCCGCCAGGCGCCGGAGTTTCTCTACGAGTTTTTCTATCGGCACAACATGCAGCGTTTCGCGGGAGCTTATCATACGCAGCCCGCGTGGTATTTCGTTCCGGTGCTGATGCTGGCGGGCCATCCGTGGACGTTCCTGACGGCGCCGATTCTCACCTATCTGGCGACCCGGCAGGGGACGGTGCGCAGTTTGCGAACGCCGGCCTTGGGGTTCCTGGCGCTGTGGGCCGGGTGGTGCTTCGCCTTTTTCTCGGCGTCGAAGTGCAAGCTGCCGAGTTACATCCTGCCGGCGGCGCCGGCGTTTGCGTTGATGGCGGCCCATTACTTTCAGCACGGCGTCTTCACGACGCGCCAGGCGCCGTGGCGCGAGTACGCCCGGCGGATGGCGCCTTGGCTGTCGACGGCGGCGACATGCGTGGGCGGGATCGGCGTCGCGGTGTTCGCCGTCATCGCCGGCGCGGAACTGCCGCTGGCGGCGGGTCTGACGATGGCGTTCTGGGCCGTGCTGCTCGCGGCCGCACTTGCGGCGAGCCGGCAGGGATTCGAGCCGGGCGCGGCGTGGGGAATGTGCTTGGCGACGACGGTCGTGTTCGGGTCGCAGATCATCCACCGGACCATGCCCCGTTACGCGATGGCGCGCACCGTGTTCGGCGAGGGTTCGCCGCTCATGACGCAACATCCGCTCGACTCGACGGCGATCGCCACGTTCGATCACGAATGGTCGCACATCGCCTTTGAACTGCAGCGCAACGACATTCACAACTTCGTCGTGGCCGAGGCTCCGCAATTCCGCGAATTCGCCCAGCGCGAGGGTCGCGTGATGATCGTCATGCGCAAGAGGCAGGACCTAGACGTGCTGCGTGCGCAGCTTCCTCCGCAGACGAAACTGGATACGGTCGCGGTGCGCGGATCGGCGCGGATCCTCGTCGCGACCGTGCCGGAGTACGAACGACAGGTCGCTCGCCGACGAGCGGACGACAGGTCGCGGCAAACGCGCTAG
- a CDS encoding ATP-binding cassette domain-containing protein, which yields MPQIALHSVSIAYTSHHLLDEVSCRIEPGEKIGLLGRNGAGKTTLMRLLAGTETPDHGAIELVPGTRTALLPQDVPAGIVGNVAEVVAAGLADVDRDHEQAWEQHRRIERTLAEMQLDGTADFKSLSTGMQRRVLLAKALVGKPDVLLLDEPTNHLDIDAIEWLEQFFSRWSGTLLFVTHDRAFLTKIAKRILEIDRGRLFDWECDYPTFLTRKEEALAVEEKQQALFDKRLAQEEAWIRQGIKARRTRNEGRVRALKAMRLQRQARRERVGNVALEIDAGERSGALVLKADDAAFGYDGTPIVRGVTTTIMRGDKVGLIGPNGAGKSTLLKGLLGKLPPLAGTVRQGTNLQIAYFDQTRAQLDPEQTAEENVGHGKTTITIGGRGKHVIGYLQDFLFSPEEARSKIRFFSGGQRNRLLLARLFAQAANLLVLDEPTNDLDSETLELLEQRLVDYEGTVLLVSHDREFLNNVVGSVLAFEGGAVREYVGGYDDWVRQRPADWNQGTTSASAASAMPAAAPLTSPIPAVEPISPAAPARPAAKKLSYKDQRELDALPGRIEELETRLAEIHVEMATPEFFKQPGETIAERQAVERSLAAELAAAYARWETLEGD from the coding sequence ATGCCGCAGATTGCCCTCCACAGCGTTTCGATCGCCTACACCTCGCACCACTTGCTGGACGAGGTGTCGTGCCGCATTGAACCGGGGGAGAAGATCGGGCTGTTGGGACGCAACGGGGCGGGCAAGACGACCCTCATGCGGCTGCTGGCGGGGACCGAGACGCCTGACCACGGGGCAATCGAACTGGTCCCCGGGACCCGCACCGCGCTTTTGCCGCAAGACGTGCCCGCCGGGATCGTCGGCAACGTCGCCGAGGTTGTCGCCGCGGGGCTGGCTGACGTCGATCGCGATCACGAGCAAGCCTGGGAGCAGCACCGCCGCATCGAGCGAACGCTCGCCGAGATGCAGCTCGACGGAACCGCGGACTTCAAATCGCTCTCCACCGGCATGCAACGCCGCGTGTTGCTGGCGAAGGCGCTCGTCGGCAAGCCCGACGTCCTGCTGCTGGACGAGCCGACCAACCACCTCGACATCGACGCGATCGAGTGGCTCGAGCAGTTCTTCAGCCGCTGGTCCGGGACGCTGCTGTTCGTGACCCACGACCGGGCGTTTCTCACCAAAATCGCCAAGCGAATCCTGGAGATCGACCGGGGCCGGCTGTTCGATTGGGAGTGCGACTATCCCACGTTCCTGACCCGCAAAGAGGAAGCCCTGGCCGTCGAGGAGAAGCAACAGGCGCTGTTCGACAAACGGCTGGCCCAGGAAGAGGCGTGGATTCGCCAGGGGATCAAGGCCCGCCGCACGCGGAACGAAGGTCGGGTGCGAGCTCTCAAGGCGATGCGGCTCCAGCGCCAGGCTCGGCGCGAGCGGGTGGGCAACGTCGCGCTGGAGATCGACGCCGGCGAGCGGAGCGGCGCGTTGGTCCTCAAGGCCGACGACGCCGCCTTCGGTTACGACGGAACGCCGATCGTCCGCGGCGTGACGACGACGATCATGCGCGGGGACAAGGTCGGGCTCATCGGCCCGAACGGCGCCGGCAAAAGCACGCTGCTCAAGGGACTCTTGGGCAAACTCCCCCCGCTGGCCGGCACGGTGCGGCAAGGAACGAACCTGCAGATCGCCTATTTCGATCAGACCCGCGCCCAGCTCGATCCGGAACAAACCGCCGAGGAGAACGTCGGCCACGGAAAGACCACGATCACAATCGGCGGACGCGGCAAGCACGTCATCGGTTACTTGCAGGACTTCCTGTTTTCCCCCGAGGAGGCTCGCAGCAAGATCCGGTTCTTCTCCGGCGGGCAGCGCAACCGGTTGCTGTTGGCTCGACTGTTCGCCCAGGCGGCGAATTTGCTCGTGCTTGACGAACCCACCAACGATCTCGACAGCGAAACGCTCGAACTGCTCGAACAGCGGCTCGTCGACTACGAAGGGACCGTGCTGCTGGTGAGCCACGACCGTGAGTTCCTCAACAACGTCGTCGGCAGCGTGCTGGCGTTCGAGGGGGGAGCAGTTCGCGAGTACGTCGGCGGGTACGACGACTGGGTGCGGCAACGCCCTGCCGACTGGAACCAGGGAACGACCTCCGCAAGCGCGGCTTCGGCAATGCCGGCCGCTGCGCCGCTGACTTCGCCGATCCCCGCAGTCGAACCGATCTCCCCGGCGGCCCCGGCCCGTCCGGCGGCGAAGAAGCTGTCGTACAAAGACCAGCGCGAGCTCGACGCCCTCCCCGGGCGCATCGAAGAGCTCGAAACCCGACTCGCCGAGATCCATGTCGAGATGGCGACGCCGGAGTTCTTCAAACAACCCGGCGAAACGATCGCCGAGCGACAGGCCGTCGAACGTTCCCTCGCCGCAGAACTGGCGGCCGCATACGCCCGGTGGGAAACGCTCGAAGGCGATTGA